One genomic window of Verrucomicrobiia bacterium includes the following:
- a CDS encoding carbon-nitrogen hydrolase family protein produces the protein MPPPATLQVSCVQLHWARSLDHNLDRTLHHIRAAAAEGSRVVLLPEANLTGYYFPEVIRLSPDAIQRSLDRTREAAAEAGLWVIAGTLQPSRDRLLNLAHVISPKGEIVHQYAKVHMAGRDEQRYCRGGDKLSLFEIDGIPCTLVICRDGRHPELYRLPAMLGARILFHPSCSSDEVEAVIWKRTSGRAQQPVGPNSRIFHCVANTVGQSPDGLQTSSGQSFIREPNGMPLAEAGWYQEERITAVLDLARADRSYALDSLNAPPFLRPHWERLLEAVRERANLTPE, from the coding sequence ATGCCTCCGCCGGCCACCCTCCAGGTTTCCTGCGTCCAGCTCCACTGGGCCCGCTCCCTCGATCACAATCTCGACCGCACCCTCCACCATATCCGCGCCGCCGCCGCCGAGGGCAGCCGCGTTGTCCTCCTCCCCGAGGCCAACCTTACCGGATACTACTTCCCCGAGGTCATCCGCCTCTCCCCGGACGCCATCCAACGCTCTCTCGACCGAACCCGCGAAGCCGCGGCCGAAGCCGGCCTATGGGTGATTGCCGGCACCCTCCAACCCTCGCGGGACCGGCTTCTCAACCTCGCCCACGTCATCTCGCCCAAGGGAGAAATCGTCCACCAATACGCCAAGGTTCACATGGCCGGCCGTGACGAACAGCGCTACTGCCGCGGCGGCGACAAGCTGTCCCTCTTCGAGATCGACGGCATCCCCTGCACCCTGGTGATCTGCCGCGATGGCCGGCACCCCGAACTGTACCGCCTCCCGGCCATGCTCGGCGCCAGGATCCTCTTCCATCCCTCCTGCAGTTCCGACGAGGTCGAAGCCGTGATCTGGAAACGGACCTCCGGACGCGCCCAGCAACCGGTCGGACCCAATTCCCGCATCTTCCACTGCGTCGCCAACACCGTGGGCCAGTCGCCCGACGGCCTCCAAACCTCCAGCGGCCAGTCCTTCATCCGCGAACCCAACGGCATGCCCCTCGCCGAAGCCGGCTGGTACCAGGAGGAACGCATCACCGCGGTCCTCGACCTCGCCCGCGCCGACCGATCCTACGCCCTCGACAGCCTCAACGCCCCGCCGTTCCTCCGTCCCCACTGGGAACGCCTGCTCGAAGCCGTTCGCGAACGCGCCAACCTCACCCCGGAATAG
- a CDS encoding citrate synthase, with amino-acid sequence MNTLARIELEGRTYELPTVRGSEDERAIDIASLRKETGYITLDDGYGNTGSCRSAVTFIDGEKGILRYRGIPIEALAEHSSFVETAFLLIYGHLPKRDEIRRFSDLLTEEAVLHEDMKHHFEGFPAQAHPMAILSAMINASSCYYPGLMGRVNRERFEVHAARLISQVRTIAAFSHRKSRGMPIIYPNPAYKYTANFLHMMFSQPYREYELKPEMVRALDLIFLLHADHEQNCSTATVRMVASSEANLFASAAAGVCALWGPLHGGANQMVIEMLEQIRQGGDDGRRFIEEAKDKSSGKRLMGFGHRVYRNYDPRAKIIKEACDRVLATLKISDPLLDIAKRLEEAALSDSYFVERRLYPNVDFYSGIIMRALGIPTEMFTVIFAIGRMPGWIANFKEILDDPKSRIYRPRQVYIGATLQEYVPLEQRG; translated from the coding sequence ATGAACACGCTTGCTCGAATTGAACTCGAAGGCCGGACGTACGAACTCCCGACGGTCCGGGGCTCGGAGGACGAGCGGGCCATCGATATCGCGTCGCTGCGGAAGGAGACCGGTTACATCACGCTGGACGACGGGTATGGGAACACGGGTTCGTGCCGGAGCGCGGTGACGTTCATCGACGGGGAGAAGGGGATTCTGCGATACCGGGGCATTCCGATCGAGGCGTTGGCGGAGCATTCGTCGTTCGTCGAGACGGCATTTCTCCTGATCTACGGGCATCTGCCCAAGCGGGACGAGATCCGGCGGTTCTCGGATTTGCTGACCGAGGAGGCGGTCCTGCACGAGGACATGAAGCATCACTTCGAGGGGTTCCCGGCGCAGGCGCACCCGATGGCGATTCTGTCGGCGATGATCAACGCCAGCAGTTGCTACTATCCGGGGTTGATGGGCCGGGTGAACCGGGAACGGTTCGAGGTGCATGCGGCGCGGTTGATTTCGCAGGTGCGGACGATTGCGGCCTTTTCGCACCGGAAATCGCGGGGGATGCCGATCATCTATCCGAATCCGGCGTACAAGTACACGGCCAACTTCCTGCACATGATGTTCTCCCAGCCGTACCGGGAGTACGAGTTGAAGCCGGAGATGGTGCGGGCGCTGGACCTGATCTTCCTGCTGCATGCGGACCACGAGCAGAACTGCTCGACGGCGACGGTGCGGATGGTGGCCTCGAGCGAGGCGAACCTGTTCGCGAGCGCGGCGGCGGGGGTGTGTGCACTCTGGGGGCCGCTGCACGGGGGGGCGAACCAGATGGTCATCGAGATGCTGGAGCAGATCCGGCAGGGGGGCGACGACGGGCGCCGGTTCATCGAGGAGGCCAAGGACAAGAGCAGCGGCAAGCGCCTGATGGGTTTCGGGCACCGGGTGTACCGGAACTACGATCCGCGGGCGAAGATCATCAAGGAGGCGTGCGACCGTGTGCTGGCGACCCTGAAGATTTCCGATCCCCTTCTGGATATTGCCAAGAGGCTCGAGGAGGCGGCGCTGAGCGATTCGTATTTTGTGGAGCGGAGGCTCTATCCGAATGTGGATTTCTACAGCGGCATCATCATGCGTGCGTTGGGCATCCCCACGGAGATGTTCACGGTGATCTTCGCCATCGGGCGGATGCCCGGCTGGATCGCCAACTTCAAGGAGATCCTCGATGATCCCAAGTCGCGGATCTACCGGCCGCGCCAGGTGTACATCGGGGCGACGCTTCAGGAGTACGTGCCCCTTGAACAGCGTGGGTGA